The Anopheles coluzzii chromosome 2, AcolN3, whole genome shotgun sequence genome window below encodes:
- the LOC120952182 gene encoding protein G12, with product MVCVASERTIRRTLVPTGRWAPLLALLLLLAEMGQIFGYHIRHIEEEPSHQLQQDLMDFIDLVPFEDVQRLMQYYYHYDVEVESAFDYVSSEDYTQIRLDIVSLGEVRSFRRYLDSIGFSVEKVWTELNKRFDADDIFAEPDESVRMLNLTTRGLNGLVDDILALLPQDEIILLFFDKLETSNDFSFFFEQIGSGEFENVLNTLQSSQQLRILLWRLQRHGFDIPGWIQLVQKYFSFSSF from the exons ATGGTTTGTGTCGCGAGTGAACGGACGATCCGGCGAACACTGGTTCCAACGGGCCGCTGGGCACCACTGctggcactgctgctgctcctggcCGAAATGGGCCAAATATTTGGCTACCACATCCGGCACATCGAGGAAGAGCCAAGCCACCAGCTGCAGCAGGATCTGATGGACTTTATCGATCTCGTACCGTTCGAGGATGTGCAGCGGCTGATGCagtactactaccactacgaCGTGGAGGTGGAGAGTGCCTTCGACTACGTGTCGTCCGAGGACTACACGCAGATCCGGCTCGACATAGTGAGCCTGGGCGAGGTGCGCAGCTTTCGCCGCTACCTGGACAGCATCGGCTTTAGCGTGGAGAAGGTGTGGACCGAGCTGAACAAGCGCTTCGATGCGGACGACATCTTTGCCGAGCCGGACGAAAGCGTCAGGATGT TAAATCTCACCACCAGAGGATTGAATGGATTAGTCGATGACATATTGGCGCTGCTGCCGCAGGACGAAATAATCCTACTATTCTTCGACAAGCTGGAAACGAGCAACgacttttccttcttcttcgaGCAGATCGGTAGCGGAGAGTTCGAGAACGTCCTTAACACGCTGCAG TCCTCCCAGCAGCTGCGGATACTTCTCTGGAGACTTCAGCGGCACGGATTCGATATTCCCGGTTGGATTCAGCTCGTCCAGAAGTATTTCAGTTTCAGCAGTTTCTGA